The window CGGAGAGAGGGGTGTGGCCAGGCCACCGCGAGCCGCGGTGGGCGGGTGGAGTCACAAAGAAAGCTGCGCGCGCGCGCGCAGCCGCTGTCCCCGCCCACTCCGGGAAGGGGCGGGGGCTGCGCTCGCTGGGTGCGCGCGCAGCTTTTCGTGCGACGGTTTCTGGCTGCGGCCGCCGAATTCTTTTCATCCCGAGCACCTGAGGCGTCACTCTCCAGTCCTCGCCCTGGATCCTCCTGCACCACAGAACCTCCCGGCCCGGGGGCCTCGGACCCCGGGGCTCAGGAGGTGGGTGAGGAACTGGCATTAGTCCCTTTCCTGATTCCTTGCAGCTCCTCCCCGGACTTTCAGAAATCCCCTTCAGcacccccacccagccctccTGGCACTCTTTCCCACAACCCCTCCTTCCTCGAGGGTCCCGGCCCTGATTCCGGGAGTGTAGCTCCCGGCAGCACCGGTCCGGTCACCCCTACTTCCCAACTGCTGCTCCTCCTGCACCCACGGTTCCCCGTTCCTTTCCAAGCGGCTCGCAGTCCCACCAAGCTTTTTCCCTCGGCCTTCTCTCTAGGACTGAACCCGGACAGAACCGAAGTTCCCGCGGGGCCTTCCGATCCCCTGTGAGTATGTCGGTGCCCCACCCTCCTCTCCATCCCACTGCAGCCCACGCTGCTCAGCCCTCCTCAACGACTTCTCCCAGCGGGATCTGTTCTGCTGAAAAATCCCAGGTCACTTCGcagtcccttcccttcctcctgccctccagtctTCAAAGGGCTGTGCTGGcctccccctcctgcctcagctgctttTTCCCCTCCCTTACTTCAGTCCTTCTGCTAAGGTGTTTCCCTTCACCCAGCCCCGCTTTTAATCTCCCCCCCAGCTCTTGATGTTCGTGCGGTCCACTCTTATAGCTTCTAGTCTCTTTTTCAAAAACTCATCCTCCTCCTTTACTCTGATTACCCATGATGGGGTTTCCATCACCCCTCTCAATTAGATCATGAAAAACTTGGTATTTGTTCATTGATGAAGCTCCTGCCCTTAACTGGGCACCTGGGATGCTCTGCCAACCAATTTTTTCCCTCCAGGAGCCACAGGATGAGGAGGAAACAGACTAAAAAATTCTAGGATAGTATGAGCCTGGTTTGAAGAGGGGAGCCCAGACTTTAGTTGTGCAAGGAAGCCTCCCCAGAAATGGTGAGGCTGAAGGTGAGGCCTAATGGATAAGTGGCAGTAAGCCCAAATGACAGGGTGGGAAACCACAATCTGTGAAAAGCATCAGGTTGTATGATATTTTCTCCCAGAGAAACAGTGTGGACTGCCTTTGACCTCCCTGAACCCTCGTTGGATTCCAAATCATGCCTTACTTGTTCTCTtaattcatttcttccctttttatttatttttttaaacatttattttttttaaaaaagtaaaaaagggctggggatgtggctcaagtggtagcgtgctcgcctggcatgcatgtggcccgggttcgatcctcagcaccacatacaaagatgttgtgtccaccgaaaactaaaaaataaataaatattaaaattctctctctctctcttaaaaaaaaaaaaagttggacacaaccctttattttaatgtgtgctgaggatcaaaaccagggcctcagaCGTGCTACATGAGCAccgtacccctgagccacaatcccagcccatcattctttccctttttaaaaacaagccTTCGCTGGGTGCTGTGGCCCATGCCTTGTagtcctagtggcttgggaggctgaggcaagactgaaagttcaaggccagcctcagcaatttagcaagatcctgtctctaaataaaatataaaaaggcctgggagggctgggattgtgacttagcagtagagcgctcacctagcgtgtgtgaggccctgggttcaatcctcagcatcatataaaaatgaataaatgaaataaaggtattatgttcaactgcaactaaaacatatttaaaaagagagggggctggggttgtggctcagtgattaggagcccctggtttcaatccctgttatattagttaattaattaattaaaaaaaagattcatggggctggggatgtggctccagcggtagcgctctcgcctggcatgcgtgtgacccgggttcgatcctcagcaccacataccaacaaagatgttgtgtctgccgaaaactaaaaaataaatattaaaaattctctctctcctctctcactctctctttaaaaaaaaaaataaaaaaaggattcatggggctagagatgtagctcagtgtagtgcacttgtctagtatgcacaagtccctggattccatccccaataccacaaaacaaaataagactttaatttaaaaaaaaaaaaaaagtttaggcatgggggtctcactgtgttgcccaggctggcgtCCAGCTTGGGTTAAAcaacctcctcctgcctcaatctcccatgCACTGGGTCTTCAGGCTTGCATTACCATGCAGGGATAAGAAGGCTTTATTGAGCACTTTATCCCAATTAGCTTATTCTAATATATCTCCTAAGTCCTTCCAGTAACTTTTGAGGCAGATACtttatcatccccatttttttttctttaaagagagaattttattttatttatttatttatttatttattttcgacggacacaacatctttgtttgtatgtggtgctgaggatcgaacccgggccgcacgcatgccaggcaagcgtgctaccgcttgagccacatccccagccccaatcatcCCCATTTTTGACCTGAGGTCTCTGAGTGCCAGAGACAAAGTCTCACAGGCAGAGCTGATGAGTTTGAACTGCAGCAGTCTCCTACAGCCTGAGCGAACCCTCAGCTTTGTCTCCTGCCTCTGTTTTTCTTTGCCTTCTTAACTggcccctctgcctcctgctgctCCTTTTATAATATGGAgcgtatcaaggattgaacccagaggtgctctaccactgaagctacatctccagcccctgtaattgttattttgagacaggatcttgctaagttgccaagaaaCTTAGTCTCCTACCTCAACCCccattataggtatgtgccactgtgcctggctctgagtagtttctcccttctctctctgctgtTCTTTTTCTGCACACTCCCTCAGAAGTCTCTGTCCTGTGCCTCCAACTTGCCCCAGTGTGCATGACTCTCTAACCCTGACTTTCTGTGGACACTTAGAGCTGCCTACAGAGTATCTGTGCCTTCCTATTTATCCAGTCTGAAACTGCTGTCCTGTTAGACACTCCCTTAGGACACTTTTTATGATTAACAtatcattcactcattcatttgacaaatgtttattgagtgtctGTTATATGCCAGATACATCTATAGACTCGGTGCTGTCAGGGAACAAAACAAAGTCACTGTCCCCATGGAGTTTATCATAATAACAGGTGTATGAAAATACTTATGAAATGTACTTGAGGTGTTGAAATGCAATACAAGATCAGGACAGGGTGATGTAGGTGAATGAGGCaagtggtcagggaaggcctttCTGGTGAAGTGACATGTGAGTAGAGCTTTACATTAGATCCTGTCTGGAGGATTGACCTAATTGTTGGGTGTTTTCTCTTTGAGCCTAGGATATAAGTTCCTTGAAGAAAGGGGCCAGGCTGGATATCCACTATTGTTGAGTGACCAGTTATGAGCCACTGAACCACCAGGAGCAGGAACAAAATCTTTTATTGCCTCTTGTATCCCATGTAGACCGTTCATCCAACATACACTTCCTAAAGATTAGCCACATACTAGGCACTAGCTGTTGTGGCTTTAGAGACAGAAAGGACAAAGATGAACTGTAGCCCCATGGAGGGTTATGCTATCTGGTGATATTTGCAGACTTAAGAAGAAGAGAACCTAAGAAAGAGACCTGGAGTGCATTCTCTGGAGTCATGTTGGGGGCCAGGGTGGGCCATTTAGCTAGGATTAGGTTTGGCCAGCAGTGAAAGAAAACTCTTAACAATGGCTTTAAGAGTCACTAGAGACCTAAACCTCCATCTGTCCTACCACATCCTCAACATGGCTTCTGCCTCATTGTGCACGATTTCTGTTCAGCTCCAGCTTTACATCCACATTTCAGGCAGCAAGAAAAAGGAAGGCCAGAGAAAGGTGCCCTCTCCCTGGAAGGACTTTCcccagattttatatatatatatcacttctgATGAAGTTCTATTTGGCAGAACTTAGTCATAGGGTCACTCTAATTCCAAAGGAAACtaggaaatgttttatttgggggcttaggAGTCTATTACTAAGCAAAAGTGGGGGGTGGCTATTGGGGGACATCACACAGGCTCTGAATGGTGGATAACTGGTCAGTCCCACTGATGACTTTTTATGCCACTCAGAGGCCATCTTCCAAGTCTGGCCCAGCTGCAGGAACCGGTGAGGAGTCCTTGCACCATGAAATTCagaaactaaaagagaaaaagaggatgTTGGAAAGGGAAATCTCCCAATTAATTTCTGGGTAAGTCTTTTGGGGCTCCCTAGCATGGTTTAGAtaacttttggggggacacagctcagtgcctggtatacacaaggccctgggtttgaacccagtaccACAAGAAACAGCAACAACAGAAACTTCAACTAGTGCTCTGTAACTGATATGGTCACACTGGCTTGGCATAAAAGAAgaatggcagggctggggctcagtagtagagaaccTGTGTAGCATAtttgaggcactgtgttcaattttcagcatcacatataaatgaaaaaaaataaaggcccaccaacatctaaacaaaatattaaaataagaaaaagccgggcgtggtggcgcaggcctataatcccaggcgcacgcctataatcccagcagctcgggaggctgaggcaggaggatcttgagttcaaagccagtctcaacaaaaaGCAAGgggctgctaagcaactcagtgagaccctgtttctaaataaaatacaaagtagggctgggatgtggctcagtggccaagtgcccctgagtgaATCCCAgtaccagagaaagaaaaagaatggcacCATTGGATTCACCAGAGGCCTCAGCAGCCTCTCTGGTGGAGTGTTGGTTGGGCTGGAAAAAACTTGGAAATGAGAATTGAAAACTGTCCAGGATAGAGTCACTCTTCTAGTCTTTCTTAAGCTGCATTCTGTCCTCAGCTTCCACCTACACCCAGATTGTATTCTGGCTGGGAGGAGGGCTTTCAGTGCCTAAGGCAGGCTGGCTTTTCCCCAAGTTCTCCAAGCCTCTTGCTGCAGCCAGCCATGGAATGTCGTTTCACACTTAATGGATTCTGTCTGGATCTTGTGTCCCATCTGTGAGTCCCTCAGCTATGGCCAGGGTTACCTAGGGAACAGGGCATGCAGAGCAGATCCTCTACCAGCTACAAGCTTCAAGAGGGTagcatctgggctggggatgtggctcaagcggtagcgcgctcgcctggcatgcgtgcagcccgggttcgatcctcagcaccacataccaacaaagatgttgtgtccgccgagaactaaaaaataaatattaaaaaaaaaaaaaaaagagggtagcATCTATGCTATCATCACTGTGTTCCCAGTGCCTTGCACCTAAAAGTCCAGTAGTGAACATTTGCTAAATACATGCCTCCTTGCTGCCTAGCTCAGATCCTTATCAACTTTCCCACGgtgctctctccctttctctcgtTGCTCACCCTAGAGGCTACAGTGAGGATGAAATGGAGGAACACATCTCCCTGCTCCACGAGTATAATGACATCAAGGATGTAGGACAGATGCTGCTGGGAAAGCTAGGTGAGCAACAGGCTCTAGAGGAGCCACCAGGGATCCAAATGTGTCCCCTCCCCTAGCAGTGTTGGGTTTTGCTCCTGGGCCTCCAAACTTGCCAACCTCCTGCTCTTCTCAGCTGCCCTGCTCTTGGAATGCCCCACCCCTCTCCTCACCAGCCTCTGCCCCCTCTGGCCGCCCAGCAAAGCAGTAATACAACTATTCTTACCTGAGTCCCAGGGATTTTTCCTCAAGCACAGAGCCTTCTCTGAAGTGCTTTAGACCAGGACTTAACCCATCTGCAAGATCATGAACTAAGGTTCCCCCTTCTTCGGAGCCTACAGAGATACCATCTGTGGCTCAATTGTCTGTCCAAAGAGGCAGGAGGTGTAAGAGTGACGCTTTGTGGCTTCAAAGAGTATTCTGTTCCTCCTTGAACTAAATCTTGCTATCCAGAGAGTTTTAACCAAGGCAGACACACCTGTGTGTCTCCAAAGTAAGGCTGATATGAGGTAAGGAAATGTGCAGATGGCCTTGTATAGACCCTCCAGTTCCATCAGCTGGCCTGGCCTGGTGGACAGCCCTGGCATCCAGCAGCCTGGGTATCATTCAGAGCTACCCAGTTGCTGCATGAGTTCTGCACTTAGTGCAGGAAGTTGTGAGCATCCAAGCTTCCTCGGCAGAGAGGAGTCCCATTTCCCCTGTGTTTTGTTGGAGAATGGATCCCAGAGCAGGAGAAAACGAGGAAAATGGATGAAGGGCGAGTGATCAGGGGCCCAAGAAGAAAGGATGTGAGGAGAGTGCTGCTGAGTGGGTGGAAGCATTCTACTTAGAACTCTGCTTGAGATCTGCTGTTGTAGGGTCCAGTGGCCTACCCCTTTTTGGTTTATTCAGCGAGTATTTTGGGGGCAcctcctctgtgccaggcactgcacAGATCTTACTTTGGTGAACAGACACTTGAAGGTCCTGTGGCTTGAGTTGTAGTGTCGTGAGGGTGGGGCGGAATGGTTGGTAAGTAAAGGAACACAGCAGATTAGTGATAAAATGTGTTAAGAGCAGAGCTGAGGAGAGACCGCGGTTGCAGGTGAGGACAATGTAAGGTGCTCCGAGGAGCCTGAGGAGAACCCTTCCCAGTGGGGGGAAGATGAGTCTGAAGCAGCAGGAGGCGCAGCTCACACAGGCCACAGACCAGCAAGGGCTGGTGCCTGGGCTATGCTAAGATGTTGGGTTTTCAGCAGGTCTGAGAGGCAGTCAGTTTTCACtaaaattcttgttttgttttgttttgttttgcagttattgggatttgaacccaggaatgctctgtcactgagctccatccccagtccttttttattttttgagtcagagtctcactaagttgcacaggctggcctcaatgTGGGATCCTCCAGAGTCATTGGAAtcacaggaatgtgccaccaagcctgccccttttttttttttttttaatggtaccagggattaaacccaggggtgtttaacttctgagctacatttccagccctttttattttttattttgagacagggtctcactaagtttctcagggcctcgcttgctgaggctggccttgaacttgtgatccttctgcctcggcctccctagccactgtgattataggcattcaccatggctctgacttttttttttttttttttaagatggacacaatatctatatttttatgtggtgctgaggatcgaacccagtgcctcacatgtgcaaggcaagtgctttactgctgagctataatcccagctccctCTTTTGAGGTGGGTTTTCTCattattgcccaggctggctcccaactcctgggttcaagtgaacctcccacctctgcctgtCCAGTAGCGGGGGTTACAGGTGCACATCACTGCCTGGCTTCCGTTTATAGTTCAGGCAAGGACTTTAGCTGTTCTGTGTGGTGAAGGATTCTGGGGAGCTTCATTTCACTCTGTGGAATGAGGTGAGTGTCCAGGGAGACAGGTGCTCACAGCGCAAGTTCTGAACACGGTATCTGGTGTGTGGAAAGCTCAAGTGTGAGCTGTTAGTATGGTAGGGCCAGGCAGGGCCCATAGAGAGAGGCCTAGAAGGAGAAGCTTTTACCTTTGCCACTGGGTGAGGCGTAAGTGTGAGCACTAGCTAGAAGCCAGGAGTGCTGTCCTGTGTGGGTCAGGCCAGTGATGCTGGCCTGGGGTTTGGCTTACTTCCTTCTGCCTCTCCCTACTGGAcactcattcatttttctccatttcagccGTGATCCGAGGTGTCACCAGCAAAGAGTTGTATCCAGAATTTGGTCTGGACGTGAATGACTGAGCTGAGGCTCAGCCTCAGGTCCAAGACCCACAGGGACAGGTGGATTTGGACTTGAGAAACAGCAAGAGCCCAGCCAGTGCAACACTAAGTTTCCAGTGAGAAAATGCTAGAAGCCCTTTGCTGAAGATCCCAAATGAAGTAAGGAGGGAGCTCAGAGAAGAGGGAGTCAGGGAGGAGGGGGTATTCCCAATTCTAAGGTTCCTAAAATGTCCCTGTGATCCTGAGTATCGGCATGTGTATTCCATTTGCTAATAAACATGAGCAATCTTGGCATCAGTCTGTATACCAATTCTTTCTCCCTCTAATCCCTATTCCTACTTGGGGGAGAGAGCCTGCCTTggattttaacagccttataccTATTGTCTCTAATGCTCAAGAGCATTCTGTGAGGAATTAGTTTACTGTCCCATTGAGGCTCAGCATGAAgtgactgagttaactcccctgctgggcgATGTAGCctcaggcacccatgctgctagacAGCCCCTCTCTTCTAGGTTTCCCCTGACTGTGTCTTTGTGGATGGGGgtgccttcctacagccccatgggtagAGCTATGCTCATCTGTTCCTTTGTAAtgtaaccccttgccctgtttgggatagaacgttccatggaaatgccttgtgtgtgtccccttactgtgcccttgggtatggccttcctagatgtcaggcagcttgctgacagcagacatgaagctagactcagcccccttaaacctgaccccttgccttatttgaatagcttctcaattaaaaggggtcagtgtgtgttctctctctctctctctctttctgtgggcCCTTAAGGTTGGAGGAGCTgtcacagcacccccaaagaaaaaggtatttgtgtctcttgtgtggttattttgcgcagcccagtcagcccagttctcctgga is drawn from Urocitellus parryii isolate mUroPar1 chromosome 4, mUroPar1.hap1, whole genome shotgun sequence and contains these coding sequences:
- the Swi5 gene encoding DNA repair protein SWI5 homolog encodes the protein MTERGVWPGHREPRRCPRPLREGAGAALAGCARSFSCDGFWLRPPNSFHPEHLRRHSPVLALDPPAPQNLPARGPRTPGLRRTEPGQNRSSRGAFRSPRPSSKSGPAAGTGEESLHHEIQKLKEKKRMLEREISQLISGGYSEDEMEEHISLLHEYNDIKDVGQMLLGKLAVIRGVTSKELYPEFGLDVND